In the Candidatus Angelobacter sp. genome, one interval contains:
- a CDS encoding cytochrome c3 family protein: protein MSDIFPKWTNRLPLQIAVGTLLLGTALTAGMWYYFTPKYTRVGYQPIQPVAFSHAIHVDQLGMDCRYCHSTVEKSWYSNVPSASTCMNCHNQVLKDSSKLELVRESAATGKPIPWVHIHKTPDYVYFNHSVHVNRGISCVECHGQINKMDEVYHAKPFSMSFCLDCHRNPAAHVRPPDKITDLDWKWNDDPKIAAELQKQNGDKFVHDWKVQSLQSCSTCHR, encoded by the coding sequence ATGTCGGACATCTTTCCAAAGTGGACGAACCGGCTTCCCCTTCAAATCGCCGTCGGCACTTTGCTCCTCGGCACCGCGTTGACCGCAGGTATGTGGTACTATTTCACTCCAAAATACACGCGGGTCGGCTATCAGCCCATTCAACCGGTCGCATTTTCACATGCGATTCACGTGGACCAGCTCGGCATGGATTGCCGGTATTGCCACAGCACTGTGGAGAAATCCTGGTATTCCAATGTTCCGTCCGCGTCCACCTGCATGAACTGTCACAATCAGGTTTTGAAGGACAGTTCCAAACTGGAGCTGGTTCGGGAAAGCGCGGCCACGGGCAAGCCGATTCCGTGGGTTCACATCCACAAGACTCCCGACTACGTGTACTTCAACCATTCCGTTCATGTGAACCGGGGCATCAGTTGCGTTGAGTGCCACGGACAGATCAACAAGATGGACGAGGTTTATCATGCGAAGCCGTTCAGCATGAGCTTCTGTCTGGACTGCCATCGCAATCCTGCGGCGCATGTGCGCCCACCCGACAAGATCACCGACCTGGATTGGAAGTGGAACGACGACCCGAAGATCGCCGCCGAATTGCAGAAGCAGAACGGCGATAAGTTCGTCCACGACTGGAAGGTCCAGTCGCTGCAAAGCTGTTCCACCTGTCACCGATGA